From Streptomyces sp. 6-11-2, one genomic window encodes:
- a CDS encoding MASE1 domain-containing protein, whose product MTVASRDRLRRVGLTALRIVAVAALYYAFGRLGLLQQLVRGQVTPLWPPTGIALAGLLLFGLRVWPGIALGAFLINIPLGPTTPAVLAIAAGNTLAPLCSYALLRRSGFRTQMNRLQDALALVFLGALTGMLISATVGSGSLSLAHALPPGGFWLTWWVWWTGDAMGVLLVTPLLLVLRSAHWPKDIPRSGWAEGSLLVAATIAVGLLQTSPAPLLFLGFPLLTWAAFRFQRAGATPCALAVSTFAILAATRRTGPFAGHTLLTDMISLQAYNGAATLTALLLAAAITERNQTQAKIEEACRRLAEMVARAAPDTGGLSALPDAQDDGEENGGQTRPS is encoded by the coding sequence ATGACTGTTGCGAGCCGCGACAGGCTCCGGCGCGTTGGCCTGACGGCCCTGCGGATCGTCGCCGTTGCCGCGCTGTACTACGCCTTCGGCAGGCTGGGACTGCTCCAACAACTCGTGCGCGGCCAGGTCACGCCGCTGTGGCCTCCGACCGGGATCGCGCTGGCCGGCCTGCTCCTGTTCGGACTGCGGGTCTGGCCCGGGATCGCGCTCGGCGCCTTCCTGATCAACATCCCACTGGGACCGACGACCCCCGCCGTGCTCGCCATCGCGGCAGGCAACACACTCGCGCCCCTCTGCTCCTACGCACTCCTTCGCCGCAGCGGGTTCCGCACCCAGATGAACCGTCTCCAGGACGCGCTCGCGCTGGTCTTCCTCGGTGCGCTCACCGGCATGCTCATCAGCGCGACCGTGGGCAGCGGCAGCCTGAGCCTCGCCCACGCGCTGCCCCCCGGCGGATTCTGGCTCACGTGGTGGGTCTGGTGGACCGGCGACGCCATGGGCGTCCTGCTGGTTACGCCGCTGCTGCTCGTCCTCCGCTCGGCGCACTGGCCGAAGGACATCCCCCGATCCGGATGGGCGGAGGGATCGCTGCTTGTCGCGGCCACCATCGCCGTCGGCCTCCTGCAGACCTCCCCCGCACCGCTGCTCTTCCTCGGCTTCCCGCTGCTGACCTGGGCAGCCTTCCGCTTCCAGCGCGCCGGAGCCACACCCTGCGCGCTGGCCGTATCCACGTTCGCCATCCTCGCCGCCACCCGCAGGACAGGCCCGTTCGCCGGGCACACGCTGCTCACCGACATGATCTCACTGCAGGCATACAACGGCGCCGCCACGCTGACCGCGCTGCTGCTCGCCGCGGCCATCACCGAGCGGAACCAGACCCAGGCGAAGATCGAAGAGGCCTGCAGACGGCTCGCCGAGATGGTGGCCAGAGCCGCACCGGACACCGGCGGCCTGTCAGCGCTTCCCGACGCCCAGGACGACGGGGAGGAGAACGGCGGGCAGACGCGGCCGTCGTGA
- a CDS encoding serine/threonine-protein kinase, which yields MSAPVPWPSGTKPAPGYVILEHLARTGWLDVYDAWSEERDCRCVIKVVRPDHRGERRLGERLLREGRWLRDFSHPHLVRGYETLKSPEPLVVLETLTGETLSHLVHRMRRRPAATDVALLGVQMCSAVHYLHGRGLLHLDLKPANVVVDRGHAKVLDLSLARPPGPAPAGLGTCCYLAPEQARGGPLTAATDVWGIGITLFETASGEEPVACGASQAATDSHDHDTGDQYWQLEEAAPPIGTRRRLPLALAAAIDTCLRADPSSRPTVAALACALKTALPP from the coding sequence ATGAGCGCCCCCGTCCCCTGGCCCTCGGGGACGAAACCGGCGCCGGGCTACGTGATCCTGGAGCATCTGGCGCGCACCGGCTGGCTCGACGTCTACGACGCCTGGAGCGAGGAACGCGACTGCCGGTGCGTGATCAAGGTGGTGCGGCCGGACCACCGCGGCGAGCGGCGGCTGGGCGAGCGGCTGCTGCGTGAGGGGCGGTGGCTGCGGGACTTCTCCCATCCGCACCTGGTCCGTGGCTACGAAACGCTCAAGTCGCCCGAGCCGCTCGTGGTCCTGGAGACGCTGACCGGTGAGACCCTGTCCCACCTCGTGCACCGGATGCGGCGGCGGCCGGCCGCCACCGATGTGGCGCTGCTCGGGGTGCAGATGTGTTCGGCGGTCCACTACCTCCACGGTCGGGGCCTGCTCCATCTGGATCTCAAGCCCGCCAACGTCGTGGTCGACCGCGGCCACGCCAAGGTACTGGACCTGAGTCTCGCCCGGCCTCCGGGGCCCGCGCCCGCGGGGCTGGGCACCTGCTGCTATCTCGCTCCGGAGCAGGCCCGGGGCGGGCCGCTCACGGCCGCCACCGACGTGTGGGGCATCGGCATCACGCTGTTCGAAACAGCCTCCGGAGAGGAACCTGTCGCCTGCGGGGCCAGCCAAGCTGCGACAGACAGCCACGACCATGACACCGGTGACCAGTATTGGCAGCTCGAAGAGGCCGCCCCACCGATCGGGACCCGGCGACGTCTGCCGCTCGCCCTCGCCGCCGCCATCGACACCTGCCTGCGGGCCGATCCATCATCCCGGCCCACGGTCGCCGCACTGGCCTGCGCCCTCAAGACAGCGCTGCCCCCGTGA
- the betT gene encoding choline BCCT transporter BetT: MLEAANTPRPGGEPPKAPIERRHLGGTERRRHGQEAENRPPVSRQELSKAPAELIEEPGPRVNRRVFVIASAVIVAFSLWAMLVPAHAAGTMQTMVAWIAENLGWFYVLTVTVVIAFVLWVALSKEGSVRLGPDHSRPQYKLFTWVAMLFAAGVGIDMLFYSVTGPITQYMAPPSGEGQTGAAAQDAVVWTMFHYGVAGWSMYSLLGMAMGYFAYRWGMPLSIRAALYPLLGKRVRGGIGDTIDIVTLVGTVFGVATSMGIGVVLLDVGFAWLFGLQEGLSLQIALVVVAVIMTIAACTSGVNKGIRLISELNIWSAAAMLLYILVTGKSAFLLNALVENIGRFVFSLPDRTLQTFAYQEGGSKWMAGWTLFFWAFWLAWGPFVGLFLARISRGRTLREFVIAAITAPVLCDFLIVSIFGNSAMYQVLHGNTKFAQLAMHSPEEGWYALLKMFPGAGFLIGLGTLSGLLFYLTSANSGAMVMSNFSSSIPDPSQDGAKWLRIFWAVLTAVLTIAMLVAGGVTTMEYATLIFALPVTVIAWLVMASFSKVLRMERAEREGQVLRRQSTTARGGHVPERTWRQRLERMRSYPSKKQVAQFMERAVQPALADVVREFAKQGYQATLDLVPNEDTGVSSHALVVTIPEHRNFHYQVQAVEAPVPMFGGRMSRQTDVYYRVEVFTQTGSEGYDLMGLSHQQVIDDVLDRYEAHLGFLSYSAEHDYASVLTPPIVTATGAVSVVEPAEPQDDAGADTASSEPKA, encoded by the coding sequence ATGCTCGAAGCCGCAAACACGCCCCGCCCCGGGGGCGAGCCGCCGAAGGCCCCGATCGAACGCCGCCACCTCGGCGGCACCGAACGGCGGCGCCACGGCCAGGAGGCCGAGAACCGGCCTCCCGTCTCCCGGCAGGAACTCAGCAAGGCCCCCGCGGAACTCATCGAGGAGCCCGGCCCCAGGGTCAACCGGCGCGTCTTCGTCATCGCCTCGGCCGTCATCGTCGCCTTCTCCCTCTGGGCCATGCTCGTGCCCGCGCACGCCGCCGGCACCATGCAGACCATGGTGGCCTGGATCGCGGAGAACCTCGGCTGGTTCTACGTCCTGACCGTGACCGTGGTGATCGCGTTCGTCCTCTGGGTCGCGCTGTCCAAGGAGGGCTCCGTCCGGCTCGGCCCCGACCACTCCCGGCCGCAGTACAAGCTCTTCACCTGGGTTGCCATGCTGTTCGCCGCCGGCGTGGGCATCGACATGCTCTTCTACTCCGTCACCGGGCCCATCACCCAGTACATGGCTCCGCCGTCGGGCGAGGGCCAGACGGGCGCGGCCGCCCAGGACGCCGTGGTCTGGACCATGTTCCACTACGGCGTGGCCGGCTGGTCCATGTACTCGCTGCTCGGCATGGCCATGGGCTACTTCGCCTACCGCTGGGGCATGCCTCTGTCCATCCGGGCCGCCCTGTACCCCCTGCTCGGCAAGCGTGTCCGCGGCGGGATCGGCGACACCATCGACATCGTCACCCTGGTCGGCACCGTCTTCGGTGTCGCCACCTCCATGGGCATCGGCGTCGTGCTGCTGGACGTCGGCTTCGCCTGGCTGTTCGGCCTCCAGGAGGGCCTGTCCCTGCAGATCGCGCTGGTGGTCGTGGCCGTGATCATGACCATCGCCGCCTGCACCTCGGGCGTGAACAAGGGGATCCGGCTGATCTCCGAGCTGAACATCTGGAGTGCGGCGGCCATGCTGCTCTACATCCTGGTGACCGGAAAGTCGGCGTTCCTGCTCAACGCGCTGGTGGAAAACATCGGCCGATTCGTCTTCTCGCTGCCGGACCGCACCCTGCAGACCTTCGCCTACCAGGAGGGGGGCTCCAAGTGGATGGCCGGCTGGACCCTGTTCTTCTGGGCGTTCTGGCTGGCCTGGGGCCCGTTCGTGGGCCTTTTCCTCGCCCGCATCTCCCGCGGCCGGACGCTGCGCGAGTTCGTCATCGCCGCCATCACCGCCCCAGTGCTCTGCGACTTCCTGATCGTGAGCATCTTCGGCAACAGCGCCATGTACCAGGTCCTGCACGGGAACACGAAGTTCGCCCAGTTGGCCATGCACAGTCCGGAGGAGGGCTGGTACGCGCTGCTGAAGATGTTCCCCGGCGCCGGCTTCCTGATCGGCCTCGGCACACTGTCCGGACTGCTGTTCTACCTCACCAGCGCCAACTCCGGCGCCATGGTGATGTCCAACTTCTCCTCCTCGATCCCCGACCCGTCGCAGGACGGGGCGAAGTGGCTGCGCATCTTCTGGGCGGTGCTCACCGCGGTGCTGACCATCGCGATGCTGGTGGCCGGCGGGGTCACCACCATGGAGTACGCGACGCTCATTTTCGCCCTGCCGGTGACGGTCATCGCCTGGCTGGTGATGGCCTCCTTCTCCAAGGTCCTGCGCATGGAACGGGCCGAGCGCGAGGGCCAGGTCCTGCGCCGGCAGTCGACGACGGCGCGCGGCGGCCACGTGCCCGAGCGCACCTGGCGCCAGCGGCTGGAGCGGATGCGCTCCTACCCCTCGAAGAAGCAGGTGGCCCAGTTCATGGAGCGCGCCGTGCAGCCGGCGCTGGCCGACGTGGTCCGCGAATTCGCGAAGCAGGGCTACCAGGCCACGCTGGACCTGGTCCCGAACGAGGACACCGGCGTCTCCAGCCACGCGCTGGTGGTCACGATCCCCGAGCACCGCAACTTCCACTACCAGGTGCAGGCCGTCGAGGCTCCGGTGCCGATGTTCGGCGGACGCATGTCCCGCCAGACGGACGTCTACTACCGGGTCGAGGTGTTCACCCAGACCGGCTCCGAGGGCTACGACCTCATGGGCCTGTCCCATCAGCAGGTGATCGACGACGTCCTGGACCGCTACGAGGCGCACCTGGGCTTCCTCAGCTACTCCGCCGAGCACGACTACGCCTCGGTACTCACGCCGCCGATCGTGACCGCCACGGGCGCCGTCTCAGTGGTGGAACCCGCGGAGCCGCAGGACGACGCCGGTGCGGACACGGCGAGCAGCGAGCCGAAGGCGTAG
- a CDS encoding ABC transporter ATP-binding protein, whose product MVHVLRRLPSVEASDAAVVAAAPAMAPREVFRRFWPCTRGGRRWLVPVLLFSLVGPAVNASEIVCSGVLRFADDVTSTWVGERFLLSRRADVFRHDQGLSLGFFERRRLGDVLSRITGDVDAVETFLLSGVADARGLSSLGNAFYAASASTERIIELQDQRPQIVEAPGARRNGRARGDVEFDGVWFRCPGAASWALSDVPFHVASGETLALVGASGAGKSTVAKLQLRFYDPDRGAVLLDGTDLRGLSLSAVRENVAVVLQEILVFHGTVRENIAYGLPDATDADVVSAARAADAHGFIERLSEGCDTLVGQRGRTLSGGQCQRLAIARATISDTPVRLLDEPTTGLDVRSGRRIMDPLRRPMAGRTTVVISHNLLTVRVATRNVVLDHGRIVEHGAHDDLLDRNGMYARLHRLSAGAVLS is encoded by the coding sequence ATGGTGCATGTCCTGCGGCGTCTGCCGTCGGTGGAGGCCTCCGACGCCGCCGTCGTGGCGGCCGCGCCCGCGATGGCACCGCGTGAGGTGTTCCGGCGGTTCTGGCCCTGCACCCGCGGCGGTCGGCGATGGCTCGTCCCCGTTCTCCTCTTCAGCCTGGTCGGCCCGGCCGTGAACGCCTCGGAGATCGTCTGCTCCGGGGTGCTGCGGTTCGCCGACGACGTGACGTCCACCTGGGTCGGCGAGCGCTTCCTGCTCTCCCGCCGGGCCGATGTATTCCGGCACGACCAGGGGCTGTCGCTCGGCTTCTTCGAACGCCGGCGGCTCGGGGACGTGCTGTCCCGCATCACGGGCGACGTCGACGCGGTCGAGACGTTCTTGCTCTCCGGGGTCGCCGACGCCCGCGGCCTGTCCAGTCTCGGCAACGCCTTCTACGCGGCCTCCGCCTCGACCGAGCGGATCATCGAATTGCAGGACCAGCGGCCACAGATCGTCGAGGCTCCGGGCGCCCGGCGGAACGGCCGCGCGCGGGGGGACGTGGAGTTCGACGGCGTCTGGTTCCGCTGTCCCGGTGCCGCCTCGTGGGCGCTGTCGGACGTGCCCTTCCACGTGGCCTCGGGCGAAACACTGGCGTTGGTCGGGGCAAGCGGAGCCGGCAAGTCGACAGTCGCCAAGCTCCAGTTGCGCTTCTACGACCCCGATCGGGGCGCGGTTCTCCTCGACGGCACCGACCTGCGGGGCCTGAGCCTGTCCGCGGTAAGGGAGAACGTCGCGGTGGTGCTCCAGGAGATCCTTGTCTTCCACGGCACCGTGCGGGAGAACATCGCCTACGGCCTGCCGGACGCAACGGACGCCGACGTCGTCTCGGCGGCGCGCGCGGCGGACGCGCACGGGTTCATCGAGCGGCTCTCGGAGGGCTGTGACACGCTGGTCGGTCAGCGCGGCCGGACGCTGTCCGGCGGACAGTGTCAGCGCCTGGCGATCGCCCGGGCAACGATCAGCGACACCCCCGTACGGCTGCTGGACGAGCCGACCACCGGACTCGACGTCCGGTCGGGCCGACGGATCATGGACCCGCTGCGCCGGCCCATGGCCGGGCGGACCACCGTCGTCATCTCCCACAACCTGCTGACCGTCCGGGTGGCCACCCGCAACGTGGTGCTCGACCACGGCCGGATCGTCGAGCACGGCGCCCACGACGACCTGCTGGACCGCAACGGAATGTACGCCCGGCTGCACCGGCTCAGCGCGGGCGCGGTGCTGTCATGA